The Alteromonas mediterranea DE genome contains the following window.
ATGTCATCTAAAACTTTAAACCACTTTCCGCGCTGTACATCTTTGCCGATTTTGGGGCCGTGAACCAATAACAAGATATCGGGGCTTAGCGACGCTGCGACTTCTTGCAGCATTTTACTGCCCTCAGTACCCGGCTTACCGGTAGGTAACTCAAGTTCAATAAACTGCTGGCTAGAAAACAGCGACATGCTTTGCGTGGCTTCAATCAACTGGTTCCAATTAAAACCTGTTTCAGCCACCAAGACCGTGCGTTCTTCAAAACCATTGGCCTTTGCTTTAGCACGTATTTGCTCAATGACATCAAACTTTTGTTGAGGTTCGTCACCAAACACAAGATAGCATGGGCGCAATGCCTTCGTGATATCTTGACTAAATTGGTTTGGGTATATTTGCATGGACGAAGCGCTATTTATCGGCGCTGACAGGCGCAGCGACAGCTTGACTAGAAAGGCGTCTAATCATGATGTCGGCGGCTTCATCGCGCATTTCGCTTAACATTAATTCGAGTTCACGAGATTTGGCCAACACTTGGTCTGGATCATCTTGATAGTCGCGGACCACTTCAAACTGCGCCATTACCGCTTCTTTGTCGGGAAACTGCACGCGATAGCGAACAACGTAAATAAGCTCGTATTCTGCGACTTGACCTGAAGGATAAACAGATAACAGTTGACGTTCTAGTTTTTCAGGAAGTAAATAAATGCTCACGCTTTGTGCAGAAACCGTGTCTATACTGCTTAAGCCGTAAACATTTAAGCGTTTATCGAGCGCACGCGCAAGGGGCGCGTGTGCTCGAGCACTTTCAATGGCAACTGT
Protein-coding sequences here:
- the lptE gene encoding LPS assembly lipoprotein LptE, whose protein sequence is MKKHLQFAVAVLVTVLVTGCGFHLRSSPSLPDNINTVAIESARAHAPLARALDKRLNVYGLSSIDTVSAQSVSIYLLPEKLERQLLSVYPSGQVAEYELIYVVRYRVQFPDKEAVMAQFEVVRDYQDDPDQVLAKSRELELMLSEMRDEAADIMIRRLSSQAVAAPVSADK